The following coding sequences are from one Vicia villosa cultivar HV-30 ecotype Madison, WI unplaced genomic scaffold, Vvil1.0 ctg.003726F_1_1, whole genome shotgun sequence window:
- the LOC131641420 gene encoding uncharacterized protein LOC131641420 translates to MTYTELLPLLLQKNLVQLRDPSPPANPPFWYKAVARCAFHKNAPSHTVENCYPLMSEVQKLVRGNMLTFKNVNPNVQSLGLLDEEIKGRKGHNYIEEEMTYGPLDSMLQEVPQRILMHNRDLYISAKYEDNILTDVLVDAGSSLNIMPWSTLEILSYQGATFRPNGASVLTFEGFSRTAIGEIDLPIRIRPRDFDITFQVMEIYPAYNYLLGRPWIHNAKVVPSTFHQMLKYPLKEKLITVYGEQTMYVCPLSSVPNIEEITAQFQALGVVIPEYEKKAGTSISSWKDAQQVVAQGSYEGWGRVV, encoded by the exons ATGACTTATACGGAATTACTGCCTTTGCTACTTCAGAAGAATCTAGTTCAATTGAGGGATCCTTCTCCTCCTGCTAATCCACCATTTTGGTACAAGGCGGTTGCTCGCTGTGCTTTTCACAAGAATGCTCCTAGTCATACTGTGGAAAATTGTTACCCTCTCATGAGTGAAGTACAGAAACTGGTCCGAGGCAATATGCTCACCTTCAAGAATGTTAATCCTAATGTTCAAA GTTTGGGTTTGCTAGATGAAGAAATCAAAGGAAGAAAAGGACACAATTACATTGAAGAAGAAATGACATATGGGCCACTTGACAGTATGCTGCAAGAAGTTCCTCAAAGGATTCTGATGCACAACCGTGACCTATACATATCAGCTAAGTATGAAGACAACATTTTGACAGATGTGCTGGTAGACGCTGGTTCATCTCTGAACATTATGCCATGGAGCACCTTGGAAATTttatcctatcaaggggcaactTTTAGACCAAATGGGGCCAGCGTACTGACTTTTGAAGGGTTCTCACGCACTGCGATTGGAGAAATCGATCTTCCTATCCGCATCAGACCCCGTGATTTTGATATCACCTTTCAAGTGATGGAGATTTATCCCGCTTACAACTATTTGTTGGGAAGACCCTGGATTCACAATGCTAAAGTTGTTCCTTCCACTTTTCACCAGATGTTGAAATACCCTCTGAAGGAAAAATTAATAACTGTTTATGGAGAACAAACCATGTATGTTTGTCCACTATCCTCTGTTCCTAACATTGAAGAAATTACAGCGCAGTTCCAAGCTTTAGGAGTCGTCATTCCTGAATACGAAAAGAAAGCTGGTACATCTATTTCATCCTGGAAAGATGCCCAACAAGTGGTTGCCCAAGGATCATATGAAGGCTGGGGGCGAGTTGTTTAA